In Polynucleobacter ibericus, a genomic segment contains:
- a CDS encoding ribonucleotide-diphosphate reductase subunit beta, which produces MLNWEEEVAPALAKAGIAPQPVAVEPQRPQPDQVAMAPQTAAPVAAANLSGGAALRVNAADKRVINAKTDVNQLVPFKYKWAWEKYLAGCANHWMPQEINMNRDIALWKDPNGLTEDERRIIKRNLGFFTTADSLAANNIVLGTYRHITAPECRQYLLRQAFEEAIHTHAYQYIVESLGLDQSEIFNAYNEIESIRAKDQFLIPFIDVLTDPNFKTGTLEADQKLLRSLIVFACVMEGLFFYVGFTQILAMGRQNKMTGAAEQYQYILRDESMHCNFGIDLINQIKLENPQLWTSEFKDEIKSIFEKAVELEYRYAEDTMPRGVLGLNAPMFKGYLRYICNRRCLQIGLDAMFPNEENPFPWMSEMIDLKKERNFFETRVIEYQTGGALSWE; this is translated from the coding sequence ATGTTGAATTGGGAAGAGGAAGTTGCTCCAGCACTAGCGAAAGCAGGCATTGCACCGCAACCGGTTGCAGTCGAGCCACAACGCCCACAGCCAGATCAAGTGGCAATGGCACCACAAACTGCAGCGCCTGTAGCGGCTGCTAATTTATCTGGTGGCGCAGCCTTGCGCGTAAACGCTGCTGATAAGCGCGTAATTAATGCCAAGACTGACGTTAATCAGTTGGTTCCATTTAAATATAAGTGGGCTTGGGAGAAGTATTTGGCTGGTTGTGCAAACCACTGGATGCCACAAGAGATCAATATGAACCGCGATATCGCGCTTTGGAAAGATCCTAATGGCCTGACAGAAGATGAGCGTCGTATTATTAAACGCAATCTCGGTTTCTTCACAACAGCTGATTCTTTGGCTGCGAACAATATTGTTTTGGGCACTTATCGCCACATTACTGCTCCAGAATGCCGCCAATACCTATTGCGCCAGGCTTTTGAGGAGGCAATTCATACTCATGCGTACCAATATATTGTGGAATCTTTGGGCTTAGATCAGTCCGAAATCTTCAACGCGTATAACGAGATTGAGTCAATCCGCGCTAAAGACCAGTTCTTAATTCCGTTTATTGACGTATTAACTGATCCAAATTTCAAGACTGGCACATTAGAAGCTGATCAAAAATTACTTCGTTCGCTGATTGTTTTTGCTTGCGTAATGGAAGGTTTGTTCTTTTATGTTGGTTTTACGCAAATACTTGCAATGGGTCGTCAAAACAAAATGACGGGTGCTGCTGAGCAGTATCAGTACATCCTTCGCGACGAGTCTATGCACTGCAATTTTGGCATTGATTTGATAAACCAAATCAAGCTGGAGAACCCGCAGTTATGGACTTCCGAGTTCAAAGACGAGATCAAATCGATCTTCGAAAAAGCAGTCGAATTAGAGTACCGTTATGCCGAAGATACGATGCCTCGCGGAGTGCTCGGATTGAACGCTCCGATGTTCAAAGGCTACCTAAGATACATCTGTAATCGTAGATGTTTGCAAATAGGACTTGACGCGATGTTCCCAAATGAAGAGAATCCATTTCCATGGATGTCAGAAATGATTGATCTGAAAAAAGAACGAAACTTTTTTGAGACACGCGTTATTGAGTATCAAACCGGTGGTGCGCTTAGTTGGGAGTAG
- a CDS encoding carbohydrate kinase family protein, giving the protein MASLICGSIAYDTIMNFEGKFADQILPEQIHILNVAFLVPTMRREYGGCAGNIAYNLNLLGGDPIIMATVGGDAAPYLSRLEQLKIDASHIRQIDNAFTAQAMITTDQANNQITAFHPGAMGESHLNQVSAVVAERSKNAKGSAKLGIVAPDGRQGMWEHCHQLADANIPFIFDPGQGLPMFNGPELLELVDIASYLAVNDYEGEMLSQRTGLSLAKVAERVKALIVTKGAEGADIYYEGKCIAIPPVPAAKVVDPTGCGDAFRGGLLFGLENGMDWETTGRLASLLGSIKITHQGPQNHQLSKDQIAEHFKAAFGFNF; this is encoded by the coding sequence ATGGCTAGCTTGATTTGTGGCTCTATCGCCTACGACACCATCATGAACTTTGAAGGCAAATTTGCCGATCAAATCCTGCCCGAACAGATTCATATCCTCAATGTGGCCTTCTTGGTACCAACAATGCGACGAGAGTATGGTGGTTGCGCCGGCAATATTGCTTACAACCTCAATCTTTTGGGCGGCGATCCCATCATCATGGCTACCGTCGGCGGGGATGCTGCACCTTACCTGAGTCGTCTTGAGCAACTCAAAATTGATGCAAGCCATATTCGCCAGATCGACAATGCTTTTACCGCACAAGCCATGATTACCACTGATCAGGCCAATAATCAGATCACCGCTTTTCATCCGGGCGCGATGGGGGAATCTCATCTCAATCAAGTTTCCGCTGTTGTAGCAGAACGCAGTAAGAACGCAAAGGGATCGGCCAAGCTCGGGATTGTTGCACCCGATGGTCGCCAAGGGATGTGGGAACACTGCCATCAATTGGCTGATGCCAATATTCCATTTATCTTTGATCCAGGCCAGGGTTTGCCGATGTTTAACGGCCCAGAACTTCTGGAGCTAGTGGATATTGCGAGTTACTTGGCGGTAAATGATTACGAAGGAGAGATGCTTTCGCAAAGAACAGGTTTAAGCCTGGCAAAAGTAGCGGAGCGCGTGAAGGCACTCATCGTTACCAAAGGCGCCGAAGGTGCTGATATTTACTATGAAGGTAAATGCATTGCCATTCCACCGGTACCAGCAGCAAAAGTAGTTGATCCAACTGGTTGCGGTGATGCATTTCGCGGTGGATTACTGTTTGGCCTAGAAAATGGCATGGACTGGGAAACTACTGGTCGTTTGGCCAGCCTGTTGGGATCTATCAAGATTACCCATCAAGGACCACAAAACCACCAATTGAGCAAAGATCAGATCGCTGAACATTTCAAAGCAGCGTTTGGTTTTAACTTTTAA